A stretch of DNA from Streptomyces agglomeratus:
CCAAGACGCGCACACGTGGATGGACATCGGTGAGCGAGGCCAAGCCGTCACCGCGTGATGCTGCCTTCAGCCGACCACGTCCGGGCCTCGGCCGCGCGCGGGCTTCCACCAGGCGGAGGACCGATGCCGTGGCGCCCCGCGAGCAGCAATCCGGCGAGTCAAGCCGCGGTCTCGTAGGCGATCGGTGATCGTTGTCCGAGGCCGGAGTGGCGGCGGCGGGTGTTGTAGCGGCCGGCCCAGCGGAAGGTGTCGAGGCGGGCCTGACGGGCCGTGGGCCAGGCCTTGGCGCCCTGGAGTGTCCCTTTTCAGCGACGCGTTGAAGCTTTCCGCGGCAGCGTTGTCCGCGCTGCTGCCGACGGCGCTCATGCTCCTTCTCACGCCCGCATTCGCGCAGGCGTCGGCGAACGCGGCGGACGTATATTGCGAGCCGTGATCGCAGTGAAAGACCGCCCCGGCGAGGCTCCCGCGGGTGCGTTCGGCGGCGGCCAGGGCGTCGATGACGAGCTCGGCTCGCATCGCAATGGTCGGGCGTTCTGGGATGAGACAGGCGTAAGCCACACCCCGCCCCATCTGTCACCCCATCCGGCCAGCAGACCTCAACTGCACCCTCAGCCTCACCATCACCACAACCCCGCACACCGAAAATTGGCAGATACGCGGGCATCCCAGATGAAAACGACTTTCAGACCGCGTTTGAGATCTGCCGTACCCCGGCGCCTACGACCAGAACTCGTCGTACGCCTGCGGATCAGCCGTCAGCACCCAACCCTCGGTGATCTTGTCGTCCCTGATGTGGAGGACGAGGGTGTAGTCCATATCGAGCTGCTTGCCTTCACGTGACGCCGTAACGTGCAGCAGCGCAACTGTGTGGTCATCGTTGGCGAGCACATCATGGAGCTGCGGCCGGTACGTGCCGCCTGTCAGCTGAAACTCCCGACCGAACACCGCGAATGTGTCCTCGCGTCCCCGGTACTCTCCCGCCAGCGGGTTGCTGCCCCCGATATGCCACACCACCTCGGGGTGAAAGGTCTTCGCCAGCGCGTCCATGTCGCCTGCCGCGAAGGCAGCCATGGTGCGATGGAACGCAGCGATGTTCGGGTGATCGGTCATCAGTGCCTCCGTCGGCCCCCTACGGACCATACGTCGCGCGAGACACCGTGGCTCAGCGTCGTTAGGCCATCAGGCCGAGCGGCACACGGTCGAGCGGCGCGGCCGCTGAGACCGCTTCGGGGTCTCTCCGGTTGGTGTGCGAGAGAGGTTTTGGGCCTGGGCGGCTTGCTGGTCGACCTTGAGTCAGTCGGCGGACTTGGCCACCGCGGTCTCGACTTCGTGGCGGGCCGACTGGCCGTACCGCGATGGACTGCCATCGAGCGGATACGCGATACGGGAGGACCTCCGGGCGTGAACCCTCCTCCGCCGGTCAGAGCCGGGATCGCCGATCGCGGAGCACCTTGGCGCGGCTTAGCCTGAGATAGGGGCCTTCAAGCGGAAGGGAACCTCGAGATGCATTTCGTCCTGATCGCGACCCACACTCCGGAAACCTGTCCGACCTCCAACGCGACAACGCGCGACCTGTTGCTGAAGATCGGTCCTGACGTGCCGGACCTCGCCCAGAAGGCAGGCGTCGAAATCGTGTCCGGTCCCTTCGTCAACCGTGAACACACGATTGTTGTGGTCGTACAGTCCGACAAGGTCGAGAATGTCGACCGCTTCCTGATGGAGGCTCGTCTCCCCCACTGGAACCGCGTCCGCGTGCTGCCGTCGCTGACCATGGAGGATGCGCTCACCGAAGTCCAAGCGCAAACGCCGATCTTCTGACCCACCCGCTCAGGCACGCGGCCGGTGCTTCGGTGCGGGCGCCGAGATGCGCCATCGCCCGCCCCCATCAGCGCGGACGAACGTCACAGTCTGCCCCGCCTCGCCCCTGCGCGCGGTGATCAACTCCGTGGTGTTCCGCTACTCCGGCCAGGACCTCACCACCGTTGGCACCTACACCGAAAAGACCTTCCCGCCTGGCTCGAAGCAGAGCAGATCCCAACGCCGCGCGGCAGGGCCTCTCACGTCTCCGACGGCCGCGGCTGCTCCGGCGGAACCGAGCTCTCGGCAGCCGCCATCCACTGGTCCAGGTCGGCCTGGGTGAACTCTGCCCACGGTGGGATTTCGGGGAGCTGGCGGAGGAGGTCGTAGGCCTCGGGGATCTGGGGGCCGCGGAGGACCGGGCAGTGGCAGCCGGCGATCACCTCGGCGTTCAGGTGTTGGAAGTCGGTGACGACCGTCCGGAACTTTTGGGCATCCACCAGGGCGACCCAGGGGGAGACCAGACTTCCGCCGAAGAACTGGCCGTCGCGGAATTCGTCTGGGGCCAGCGCTGCCATTTCGGGCATGGGGGTCGGCACGTTCGTGGCGAAGGTGTCGACGGCCCAAAGGACGTTGGTCTTCGGGTCGAAGAGGGCGCGGGTTGTGGGGTTGTCGTACAGGGGCGGTCGTTTGGCGACCAAAGTGCGGTCGCCCGCGTCGATCGTGTCGCCGTCGGTCATGAAGCGGCACCGGTTGATGGGCGTCTCCCACTCCTCGGCCATGCGGCCGATGGAAAACCATGTCGTCAGCAGGGTCGCGTTCGGGCATTCGGCGAGGACCGGCAGAAGGTTGCCGGCGTGGTCGCGGTCATCGTGGGTGAGGAAGATCCACCGGACATCCAGTGGATCCACGACGGACCAGGCTGCCTCCAGCCACTGGGAGCGCACTGCGGGCGCCCCGGTGTCCACGAGGACCGGTTCGGCTCCCCGGATCACCATCGAGTTCATCGGGAAGTGGCCGACCGGCGGGGCCTCGAGAGCCCACGGGATGACGAACGTCTCCTCGGCGATCTTGTACGGCTGCAGAAGGTTGAACGTTTCCATGGTTGTCATCGCTGCTCCCCGGGACGGAGTCGCCTCAGCGTCCATGAGTCCAGTGCAGCCCCGTGCCGGGCCGTCGTCAAACGCAGAACTCGTGACGGTCGGCTTCGGTGAGCAACGATGGGTGCGCGGTCGGCGCTGGCAGGCTCCAGCTTTGGCGCTCGCGCTCATGCTCCGTGTGCTCGCGCTCGCCCTGGCGCGCGGACGCCGACCGCGCGGCGCATGCAGTGGGAGCCTGCGCGCTGGAGCGCCGGCCAGATTTTGAACGTGGTCCTTCCCCCTGGGAGGGGCCGTGCAGGGTTACACCTCCGAAGCGTTGATTCGTCACGGGCCCATGCCCAGGCGGCCGTTACGGGATCAGAGCGTTGTAGACCTCGACCACTTTCGACTCGAACGGTGGTGCCCCGAGTTCCTGTGCGGCCGGCTTGACCTGCTCTTCCATGAAGCGCCGGAACGCGTCTTCCGACTCCCATACGTCAATGACCTGCCAGCCGCCCGCCTCGCCGGGCGCCCCGAAGTGGGCGATGAGCCCGGCGGGCGGATTCGTACGGTCCGGGATCGCCCGGTCGAAGGTCGCCTGGTAGAGCTCCTGGTTCCAGCCCGCAGCCTGGTTGAGCACCAGAATCGCCATCTCGGTTCCTCGTTTCACGTGCGAAGACAGATGTGAACGACGCTAGATCCAAGTGCGGGCGACCGCGAGCAGCGGGGATGACTGCTGCGCCGTCCGAGGGAGTGCGGCCGCAACGGGGATGTCAGCGCCCCGACCACGCCCCTACGCGGGGGTGACCTGCACGAATTTCAGGACGCTATGAAGGCCCGCGCAACATCTACCGCAACACCCAGTGCAACAGCTTGGCGCACCAGTTAGCGCAACTGACGCCGCAACCCCTGGGGCCAGGGCTGTTGCAAAGTCCCGGTGAGCGCATGAGTCCGCAGGTCTTGGCGGGATGAGGGGCGGGGGTCGGCCCGTCACGTACGCATCGAAGCTCCGGTTGAACGGAGTGACCTTCCCAAGTCGCCTCGCACCGCCGGAGCTTCGATGTGCCGCCAGTCTGCCACCGTCTGTCTGATCAAGTCGCCTTCTCTGGCCGGTGTGGCGGGATTGTCGCTGGTGGAGCGGTTGCGGCTGCTGCCCGTTCCGCTCAACCGCCGCGACCGCGTCACTCGCCGCCTGCGCATAGTCGGCGCTCGTCTTCGTGCGCTGGCGTGGAAGGCGGTTCGGCTCAGCACCTGGCAGTTTCTGAAGGGCTTCGGATACACGGTCGGCGCCTGGGCGGCGGCGGAGCTCCTCGGGGCCTCACGCAGTGACACGCTGGCCGGTCTCCCGACGTTGACTGGAACTTGGGCGCACTGCTTCACGGCGTAAAACTGGCTGCGGTCACAGGCTCAGAGTTGCCAGTTCACCCGATCGTGCCTTCTTCAGTCAGGGACGTACGCTTCACCGTCTGCGACTACAAGGACGGGCGCAACTACCCCGGTAATTACGTGACATAGCCACACCATCTATATCTGCCATCGATGACCGCGCACCCATCCACGCGGTGGATGTGTATCAGTTGAGCGAACGCGTTGCCGTTGAACGGCTTTACGCTCCGGCTCGGCCCACGATCCGCGCTGTAGAAGACCGCGGCCGGGAAGCAGTCGCCAGTCACCGCGTGGAATGCCCGCGACGGCGCGGCATCACGCCGGGGCCAGCCGGTGGAAGGCGCGCCCGTAATACACCATCGGCTCCCCGTCACCGGCGGCCGCAATCCCTACCTCACCGATGAGAATCAGGTGGTCTCCCGCCTCATGGCGGTCGTAGACCGCGCACTCCAGCGTGCACAGGGCATCTGGCACGACGGGCAGACCCCCGAGCGTGTGCGCGGCCCAGCCTCCGCCGAATTTGTCGGCGCTCTTGGAGGCGAAACGCCGAGCCACCTCCTCGTGCCACGGGCGCAGCACGCTGACCGCGAAATGGCCGCAGTGAAGGAACACCGGGAAGGAGTCCGCCGTTCGGGCCAGGCAGACGAGCACGAGCGGCGGATCCAACGAGACCGAGCAGAATGAGCTCGCGGTGAAGCCGCGCGGCCTGTCCCGGTCGTCCCGGGTGGTCACCACAGTGACGCCGGAGGGGAAGCAGGCCAGCGCCGCGCGGAGCTCGGACGGCGTGGCGGTCACGCCGTGAATGGCCGGAGCGTGAGTTCGACGGCGCGGTCCTTGAGAGCGAGTACCGCCACCTGGCCCGCGACGGCTTCGTCGAGCCACCGGTGGAAGTCCTCCATCTCCTTCAGAACAGCTCCGTCGATGGCCCGGATCTCGTCTCCTGCCTTCAGTCCCGCGGCCTCCGCGGCGGAGTTGACGACGACGTCCTGAACCACCATCCCCGTCTCCGCCGTGACGCCGAGTGGGATGATGCCGGTCTTCGGCGGGGTCAGAGTCTTGTGGAACTGGAAAGGCCGGTGCTCCAGGTACGCGCCGAGCCGCTCCAGGTAGTGCCACCAGTGGTGGTCGTAACCGTCGAACTCGAGGCGCGATCGGAGCGACTCGCCGAAGCCCGTATGACGGACCGCGATCTTGGTTCGGGAGTCGTCCAGGCAGGTGAAGTCCACCTTCACCTGGGTGGGAGTGTCATTCCCCGGTACGTCCCAGTCGTACTCACAGGAGACCTGAGGGGTAATCGCACTGAGCCGGGCGTTGAAGACCAGCTCCACCCGTCCGCGCCGGTTGAAGGACCAGCACAGCCGCTCACCGACCTGCAGCGGGATCTCGGCGCTGTGCAGCGCGAGCCAGGCACGCACCTCCCTCGGGTCGGTCCATGCCTGCCAGGTCCGGGCCCGGGTCGCGTGGATCAGGTGCTCGGTCGAAGTCTCGAGTACCACGTTCAACCTCCTGCTGGTGAATACCGCTCGGTGATCACTGTTCTTCGGCCGCGTGCAGGGCCTTCTCGACGGCGCTGTTCGACAGGGTGAGCAAGCCGATGAGCGCGACGCCCGCCCCGAACAGGCCGCCGATGCTGTAGACGGCGCTCAGCCCCAGATGAGAGGCGATTACGCCGGAGGCCAGGATGCCCACGGGCATCAGACCGAACGTCACCAGTCGGTTCACACCGCTGATACGGCCGGTGAGATGCTTCGGCACCATGGCTTGCCGCAGGGAGACCGTCGTGACGTTCCAGGTCATGCTCGTATAACCGGTGATTCCGAGTCCGAGCGCCACGAGCGCGATGTCGTCGGTGAAGCCCAGGATGGTGAAACCCAGCGCCCCGGCCACCGACCCCCCGAGACTCGCGTGCGCGGGCCCCAGCCTGTGCGTGAATTTCCTGCAGGTGAGTCCCGCCGTCACGCTGCCGACCGCGACGGACGACAGGAGCAGCCCGTACCCGACGTTGCTGATACCCAAGATCTGGCGGGCGTAGAGCACCAGCATGGCGAGTTGGCCGGCCGTGCACATGTTCTTGAGGCCGGCGACCACCGTGAACACGCGGAGCACCCGGTGGCGAGCGAGCCAGCAGATGCCTTCCACGATTTCGCCGCGCATGGACGGACGGTGGCCGGCCCCCGTGGTCGCGGTCTTCCGGTCCGCCTGGGTCCCGTGGTAGTCACCGCGCATGAGGAAGGAGCAGACGGCACTGAGGCCGAACGAAACGGAGTCGGTAAGAGCGGGTACGGCACGGCCGAGGGAGTAGAGCACGCCTCCGCCCGCAGGGCCGAGGAACTTGAGGGCCGCTGTGTTGGCGCTCATCAATCTGCTGTTCGCGCGTTCGAGAGCATCCCGGTCCCGGGACACGACCATGGGCAGGATGGACTGCCGTGAACTGTCGTAGACCGTCTCGATCGCCGTGATGCTGAACGCGACGGCCATCAGGAGCGGGATCGACACCCAACCAGCGAGCACCGTGGCGAACAGAACCGCCAGGATGCAGCACCGGATGGCGTCCGATACCCACAGCACCCTCCGGCGGTCCCAGCGGTCGGAGAACGCCCCTCCCATCAGGGCCAGCACCAGCCACGGAAGTCTGTCCGCGAAACCCACCAGCGACAGACGGGTGGGGTCGCTGGTGATGTCGGCTGCCAGTAGCGGCAGAGCGGTAACGGTCAGCCCGTTGCCGGCGCTGGATATCGTCCAGCCGACCCAGAGAAGGGAGAAGTCACGGCCAAGTCCGCCTGAGAAGGTCGTTCGGAGCCGTCTCAGCCCGCGTGTCGGCGGTTCCGCCCCCTGGCCCGGTTCGCCGCCCGTGTGCTCGGCCTGCTTCGTCATCCCTGTCCGCTTCCCTGACCGGAGGCCGGGGCCCCGGCCGGTCCGCGTGCCGGTACGTGGTCGGGTTCCCTCGGCGAGTGTGCTGCTGGATCGAGATCGAACAGCAGGTGTGCGGCGCGATCGGCCCTGTGGTCGTCACCCAGCTCCTCCCAGCACCGCACTGCCCGGTAGGCAGCTGTCGCTCCCCGCAACGTTCCGGCCTGCGCTCCTCGCTCGAACTCCTCCGCAGCCGCCCGCACATCACCGCCTCGCTGGGCGAGAGCCGCCACGTGGAACCTGGACGAGGCCTCAGCCCCGTCCAGGCGGAGCAGTGTGTCGGCGGCCGCTTGCACGCGCCCGGGCGGTGACAGCCGGGTTCCGGCCTTGACCGTCACATCGGCGAGCAGCCGGCGGTTCTCCCGCGCGCAGTGCCGCTGCTGCGGGTTCTCGGCGAGGCGCTCGGTGTCGGCGTCCGCGGCATAGGCCTCCTCGAGAGCCTGCCGCGCGCCCTCCACGTTTTTGTCGCCGAACCGCTGGAAGGCCGCCGCCCTCAAGAACCGGCTCTCGGTGAGTGCTCGGAGCCAGGGCTCCGTGTCCGACAGTCCGCTGAGGAGTCCTTCTCCGTACACCGCCCAGTCGCGGTCGCTGTCCGGGGCGTACCGGTCGCGACGGAGGATCGAGATGAGCTGGGCGCAGGAGAGCACGCGCAGCGCCGGAACGGTCCCCTCCGTGGCCAGCCGGGCGAAGACTTGGGCGGGGGCGTCCGAGGCACGACGGTGCTGGCGAAGAGCACGGGCGGCCTCGTACGCCAGATACTGCCCCGGCCCGTCAGCGGGGCGGCCGATCTCGCCCACCAGACGCACCGCGAGTCCGTAGAACCCGAGTTGGGTGAGGACACAGACAAGGACGGCTCTGCGCTGCGTCGGCTGCTCGTTCCAGCAGTCCACCTGCCCCGCAAGGAAATGCCAGCCCTCGATGCCTGTGGAGACAGCCACGTCCCGAGGCGTACTGCCAAGGAAGGTGTCGTGCCTCGACTGCCTGGCCAGTCGCGACCGTGCGTCGGCCGCCAGGATCAGCGCGCAGTACGGTGGGGGCGGCTCTCCCGTGCTGTCGCGCAGCAGATCGAGGAGGAGCGGTGTGCTCTCGGCGCATATGGGGCCGGCCGGGGCATGGGTCAATTCGAACCAGGCGCTCCAGGTCTGCCGGAGCCGCAAGGTGTCGAGAACGCGCGCGCGACCGAATTCCAATTCGGCCCAGGCGACATGGTTTTTCCGGGTGTAGGGAAGTCCGTTTGCCATTCCGCCGCCCTCCGGCTTACATCGGTGATTTCACGACACGCGTTCCAAGAGGGATGGGGAAGGAGATCGGATCTCCTTCCCCATCCGCGTCCCGAGCCCTGGGCTCAGTAGTCCTCGCTCATCAGGACATCGAAGTCCTTGTTGGCCTCAGTCATGGCAGCCTCCCCTCGCAGCAGGTCCGATCGGTCGACTTCCGACCTGCAGCGAGAATGACCTGACGTGGTTTCAGTGCGGTGTCTCCGTGGTGTCTCCGGCGGATGCGCACGCTGCGGCAGATACGGTGACCTGCGGTTTCCTCGGCCAAAATCAATCCGCTGACAATGCGTAGCCTTCAACGAACGTCCGTCCCGGGGCAAAGGTGAACCCGCCCTGGCCCGGTCTCGAGCACATCGGAGCGGCACGATCTCCGATTGGCTAGGGTCTTTGGCCATGGAGCATCGTTCACTCGGCCGTAGTGGCCTGATGATCAGCGAGATAGCCTTCAGAAATTGGCTCACTCACGGCGAGTCGGTCGACAGGGTCAGTGCCCTGTCATGTGTACGGGCCGCGCTGGAGGCTCACCAACTTCATCAGTCATCCCTAGTGTTGTGCATAGAGTTGTGCGCATGGAGTTGCTGCGTATGTCCAAAGCCGCGAAGCGCCTGGGGGTCCACCCGATGACGCTGCGCCAGTGGGCGTTGGAAGGCAAGATTCCGTTCTCCTGGTAGGGCATGAGCGCCGGTTTTCCTCGGCCGATGTGGAGAACATGAAGCGTGGCAGCGACTCCGCAACTTCCCGGCCCCGGCTGGAGGTTCTGTACGTGCGCGTCTCAGGCTCGTCCGGACAGGAATCGTCGCTGGCCGCGCAGGAAGAAGAGCTGCGGGCCACGTCCACCGGCACGGTGGTGAAGGTCGTCAAGGACCGTGGTTCCGGCCTGCGGGAGAACCGGCCTGGCCTCAATAGGATGTTGGCGATGGCCTGCGACGGCAGCGTGAGCGTAGTGAGGGTGACGCATGAGGACCGCCTCGCCCGGTTCGGTGTCGGCTGGCTCAAGCGCCTGTTCGCCTTTCACGGCGTCACCCTCGAAGTCCCGCACCCGAAGAAGTCCGGCGGCCGGGATGAACTCCTCGAAGACTTCGTCTCCCTGGTCACCACCTTCGCGGGCCGTCTGTACGGCATGAGGTCGGCGGAAGCCCGCAAGCGGCTGCTCGCCGAAACCGGCCAATGCACCACTGGGGATCGTGCCGAGTGAGCCGGAAACTCCAGATCGCCGAGGGCGAAACCTCCCGCACCGCCTGCGCCCGCGCCATGCTGCGCACGGGCGTAGATGAGAAGACCGACGAACTCCTGCCCGTCTCCGTGCTGGCGGAACGGGTCGGCTGGACCGTGGATCTGGTGTCCGGCATGGTCGGCGCGCTGACTGCCGAGCACTGGAATGCCGCCGATGTGGACGTGCTGGCCTCCGGGGAGGATGCCGGGGGCCGCAAGCTGCCGTCGAACGCGTGGATGGCGCTGCGTCGTTTGGGCTGGACCGTCGCCGCTTTGGAGGGCGTCAAAGTCAATGACCGGATCGTGCGCATGGCCCAGGAACAGGCCGGGCGCACTCTGCGGTCGGCGAAGTGGCGGGCCGACCTCACCGCTGGGGTCCTGGCGGCCTGGCCCGCTGATCCGGCCAAGCGCACCGTGGGCGAGTGGGACGCGGTGCGTGATGCGGTACCCGGCGGGCAGCATCTGCCGTCGAATGAGCATGACCGGATGCCGGTCGATGTGTTCGAGGTGGAGTCCGCGCCCAAGGCAGCGCGGATGCTGCTGCTGTCGGCGTGCGACGGGCAGCAGGCCGCCATCGAACGCGGCGACGAACCCGGCCGGGCGCTGCTGCGGTTGCAGCTCCCCACCCGCCCCGACCCGGCCTCGTACCGGGACTGGACGTGGGTCGCCTGCCCGATCACGCTGCCGCCCACGATCCCCGCCGGCGCGGTGCTGCACCTGCCGACCCTGCGCATCCACCAGGGCAAGGTGCGGGCTGATCTCGCTTACACCCACGTCGTCCCCAAGACCCAGCGGACCGGGCACACGGTCGCGCTCGGCGCGGACTGGGGCCTGAACACCCTCCTCAGCGCAGGCGCGGCCCGGCTCCACCACGACGGACGGATCACCGTTCTCGGGGCTGGGGGCATGTTCCGCGCGGACGGTGTCCTCGCGAAACAGCACCGGCTGCGCCGCGAGAGCGAGTAGCTGCACGCCAAGGCAGACCACTATCAGCGACTCATCGGTGGGGCCGAGCGACACGCGTTGGCCGCCAAGCACGTGGTCCTGCGGGATGAGATCCAATGTGTGTCCGACCGGCGTTCGCACCTCAACGACGCCCTTGCCCGGGCTGCCGCCCTGTGGGCCGTCGATCAGGCCATCGCCGCCTCGGCGACCGTGATCTATGTCGAAGACCTCCGCTCGATGGAGACCAAGGGCATGGGCCGCAGCGTCAACACGCGCATGTCCCAGCAGGTACGTGGGGAGATCGTGGACCGGATGCGACACCTGGCCGCCGAGGCGGGTATCGCCGTCGTGACAGTCCCGGCCCGGAACACCTCCAAGCACTGCCCGCAGTGTCTTGTACCGCTGCGGCACCGCAAAGCCCCCGACCGCCCCACCACGCCGGGCTGGAAGTGGGCCATCTGCCCGTCCTGCCGCTGGCAGGGAGACCGTGATCAGGGCGCCTGGCGGCGCATCGCCGCACGCGGCCTCACCCACCAAGCGAAGACCATGACCGACCGCGTCAGCGGTTCCATGGCCATCCGCAGCGTGGTGGACAAACTCGAAGCCAAAGCCGTGGTCACCCCGACCACCGCGAAGACCCGCCGGGACCGGTCCAAGACCGGACTCACCCGGCGACAGAACACACGCCCCGCGCCCAGGCGACGCAGGGCACCCTCCCCCACCGGACCTTCGGGTCCGGCGGGCAAGCGTCCGGAGGGACACGCTCACACGGGCCGGACCCGGCTGCCCCGCGCAGCCCACCGGCACCAGGGCGTGACAACGATCAGCACACCCACCACGGTCGGTCACCGGCCACGCGGAGCAGCGCTGGGCGCGGGCTTCCACCTGCACGCTCACGCTACCCCTCCACAGTGGGCAGATCCCGTGCCAGACACTACGTCTGACATGGGATCGCTTAGCTGATTAGAGACGCTGGCATCACGTCGTTCGACACGGCCGATGTGTACGCACAGGGCGCTGCCGAGCAACTGCTCGGCGAGGCACTGGCCGATGTACGCCGCTCCTCCGTGGAGATCGCCACCAAGGTGTACCTGCCGACCGGCACGGGACCGAACGACCGTGGGCTGTCCCGCAAGCACATCGTGGAGTCGTGCCATGCCTCGCTGCGCCGACTGGGGACCGACTACGTCGACCTGTACCAGGCGCACCGTTTCGACAGCCGCGTCCGACTCGAAGAGACCCTCGTCGCCTTCGACGACCTGGTGCGGCAGGGCAAGGTCTTGTACCTGGGCGTCTCGGAGTGGACCGCGCTGCGGCTCGCCGGTGAGCTGGGCCTGCGCAGCCGGATCGTGTCGAATCAGCCGCAGTACAACATGCTGTGGCGGGTCATTGAGCCTGATGTGCTGCCACTGTGCCGCAAGGAGGGGATCGGCCAACTCGCCTTCCAGCCGCTGGCACAGGGCGTGCTGACCGGGAAGTATCGTCCGCGAAGGACTCCCCCACCGGGTTCCCGGGCGGCCGCCGGAGGCCGTGCCCCGAAGTTCATCGGCAGGGTGCTCGGAACCGAGCTGGTGGAGCGGGTGCAGGGGCTCCGTCCGATCGCGGATGCGGCGGGGTTGTCCATGGCGCAGCTCGCGATCGCGTGGACGCTGCAGCAGCCCGGTGTCTCGGCCGCGATCACCGGCGCCTCCCGTCCCGAGCAGGTGACGGAGAACGCCGAGGCGGCCGGCCGGCACCTGGACGCCGAAGTGCTGCAGCGCATCGACGACCTGCTCGGCGGTCTGATCGACCGCGATCCGTCGAAGACCGCCCGGATGATGGCGGTCGAGCCCAGCTGGCAGTCCACACCGCCGCCACCGCAACCGGGATGACACCCGTCCGGGCGGCTCCAGCCGATACGGACGGCCGGCTGCCACGGCTGTCGACGGACCCGGGACCAGCGACACCGGCTTTCCGCCGCTGCCTGGTGCAGGGGTCGGATCACCGCGATCGGCATCACACCTCTGGCGGCCTCACCCGATTCCGGTGACAAGGCGTCAAGCAGGCGACGTGCGAGGCGCGACCGCCGACGGACTCCATGGTCTTCAAGAACTGACGGGACGGGGGCCGGCCTGGCCGACCGGCCACAGCCGGTCCGCTCGGTAGGACCGCGGGCCGCGGCTCGAGACCCGGATCGGCCCTGAGTATCCGCTCGTGGAGAGCCAGTAGCCCGGGCCTGGGCTCGATGCCCAGCTCCTCGCGGAGCATCCGACGTGTGCTCCGGTAGACCTCAAGCGCCTCCCTACGGCGGCCGGTTCGGTACAGCGCGAGCATCAGCTGGGCTCGCAGCTCCTCGCGGTACGGGTGTGCCGCGACCAGCGCATCAAGCTCCGGCACCAGCCCGGAGTGCCAGCCGAGCTCCAGGTCGACACCGATGCGCTCCTCCTGCAGCGCCAGGCGTGCTTCCTCCAGGCGGCGCACCTCCTCGTCGACCAGCCCTGCCTCCGCCACATCCGCGTAGGGCGCACCGCGCCACAGCGAGAGGGCGCCGGTGAACAACTGGCTCGCCTGCTCCGGTTCACCAGCGTGCCGCGCATGGCGTCCTTGAGCCACCAGGTCCTCGAACCGCTGCGCGTCGAGCTCACCGGGACCGACCACGACGGCATAACCTCCGGCGTGGCGGCGGATCCGCATCGCGTCGCCGAGGGCCTGACGCAGCCGCAGGATGTACACCTGCAGGGTCTTATGGGAGTTCTGAGGCCGTTCGCCCTGCCACAAGGCATCAATCAGGGTGCTGACCGGTACCGGATGACCGGCC
This window harbors:
- a CDS encoding AfsR/SARP family transcriptional regulator, with protein sequence MIELGVLGELTVRVDRLEVGLKAPMVRRLLAVLLTRAGHPVPVSTLIDALWQGERPQNSHKTLQVYILRLRQALGDAMRIRRHAGGYAVVVGPGELDAQRFEDLVAQGRHARHAGEPEQASQLFTGALSLWRGAPYADVAEAGLVDEEVRRLEEARLALQEERIGVDLELGWHSGLVPELDALVAAHPYREELRAQLMLALYRTGRRREALEVYRSTRRMLREELGIEPRPGLLALHERILRADPGLEPRPAVLPSGPAVAGRPGRPPSRQFLKTMESVGGRASHVACLTPCHRNRVRPPEV